A single Chryseobacterium sp. DNA region contains:
- a CDS encoding exonuclease subunit SbcD, whose translation MKILHTADWHLGKRLDRFSRLEEQILVMEEIIGIADEEDIDLVLVAGDLFDNFNPGVEAVELFYKTLKRLSQNGKRPVIAISGNHDSPNLINAPDPLARECGIILIGHPNAEIMPLGTEYFKISNSKEGFIELNIESIDFPVRILHTPFANEIRLKEYFGENKEEEINKVLSETWKHLANQFCDDSGVNLLAAHLYMNKRGSEILEEPEGEKPIKIGNADLIYSDSIPDQIQYTALGHLHGFQNIGTAEKPVIYSSSPLCYSFSEAGQKKYVSIIEAVPGKAVIWKKKVLKNGRALVRKTFTSVEDTVQWLHENPNTFIELTLESETFLTADERKRIYQSHNGIVHLIPRVKIRETVEIEEQQINLNQDIGALFKDYFKSKNGGQEANEELMNLFNEILNA comes from the coding sequence ATGAAAATTCTGCATACCGCCGACTGGCATTTAGGCAAACGATTGGATCGCTTTTCCCGCCTGGAAGAGCAAATTCTGGTGATGGAAGAGATTATCGGTATTGCTGATGAGGAAGATATCGACCTTGTTCTTGTTGCCGGTGACCTTTTTGACAATTTTAATCCGGGCGTAGAAGCGGTTGAGCTGTTTTACAAAACACTGAAACGTTTATCTCAAAACGGTAAACGTCCTGTGATTGCTATTTCCGGGAATCATGACTCACCCAACCTGATCAATGCTCCGGACCCGTTGGCAAGGGAGTGCGGAATTATTTTAATAGGACATCCCAACGCTGAAATTATGCCTTTGGGTACAGAATATTTCAAAATTTCAAATTCAAAAGAAGGTTTTATAGAACTGAACATTGAAAGTATAGATTTCCCGGTAAGAATTCTTCACACTCCTTTTGCGAATGAGATCCGTTTAAAAGAATATTTCGGAGAGAATAAAGAAGAGGAAATCAATAAAGTTCTTTCCGAAACCTGGAAACATCTTGCCAATCAGTTTTGTGATGATTCAGGGGTTAATCTCCTGGCTGCCCATCTGTATATGAACAAAAGGGGATCCGAAATTTTAGAAGAGCCGGAAGGAGAAAAACCTATTAAAATCGGAAATGCAGATCTTATCTACTCGGATAGTATTCCTGATCAGATCCAGTATACGGCCTTAGGCCATCTGCATGGTTTTCAAAATATCGGAACTGCAGAAAAGCCTGTGATTTATTCTTCCTCTCCTTTATGCTACAGTTTTAGCGAAGCCGGGCAGAAAAAATATGTTTCCATCATTGAAGCGGTTCCCGGAAAGGCCGTTATATGGAAAAAAAAGGTTTTGAAAAATGGCAGAGCGCTGGTAAGAAAAACTTTTACCTCCGTTGAAGATACTGTTCAGTGGCTGCATGAAAATCCCAATACATTTATTGAACTGACATTGGAAAGCGAAACATTTTTAACCGCTGATGAAAGAAAGCGGATCTACCAGTCACACAACGGAATTGTTCATCTTATTCCCAGAGTCAAAATCCGGGAAACTGTTGAAATCGAGGAACAGCAGATTAATTTAAATCAAGATATCGGAGCATTATTCAAGGATTATTTTAAATCTAAAAACGGCGGCCAGGAAGCCAATGAGGAACTGATGAATTTGTTTAACGAAATTTTAAATGCCTAA